The following proteins come from a genomic window of Campylobacter sp. RM16189:
- the rpsE gene encoding 30S ribosomal protein S5 produces MEKYNREEFEEVIVDIGRVTKVVKGGRRFRFTALIVVGNRNGLVGFGFGKAKEVPDAIRKAVDDAFKNIINVKLKGSTIPHDIEVKYNASKILLRPASEGTGVIAGGSTRPILELAGIKDILTKSLGSNNSANVVRATIKALSMLKS; encoded by the coding sequence ATGGAAAAGTATAATAGAGAAGAATTTGAAGAAGTAATCGTCGATATCGGTCGGGTTACGAAAGTTGTTAAAGGTGGTCGAAGATTTAGATTTACAGCTCTTATAGTAGTTGGAAATAGAAACGGACTTGTAGGCTTTGGCTTTGGTAAAGCTAAAGAGGTTCCTGATGCGATTAGAAAAGCGGTTGACGATGCGTTTAAAAACATTATCAACGTTAAGCTTAAAGGCTCGACTATTCCTCATGATATAGAGGTTAAATACAATGCAAGTAAAATTCTACTTCGCCCGGCAAGCGAAGGTACAGGTGTTATAGCCGGCGGCTCAACTCGCCCTATTCTAGAGCTTGCAGGTATCAAGGATATCTTGACAAAATCACTTGGCTCAAACAACTCTGCAAACGTTGTTCGTGCTACAATCAAAGCATTAAGTATGCTTAAAAGCTAA
- the rplR gene encoding 50S ribosomal protein L18, whose product MTANVLKRKLALRIKRKRRIRAKISGTALKPRVSIFKSNRTLYVQAIEDVAATTIAAADGRKLGIKANKEGAVVLAKEFAKTLKVKGIEEAIFDRNGYLYHGVVAAFADALRENGIKL is encoded by the coding sequence ATGACAGCAAATGTATTAAAAAGAAAACTCGCTCTTAGAATAAAGAGAAAGAGAAGAATTAGAGCTAAAATTTCTGGCACTGCCTTAAAACCAAGAGTTTCTATTTTTAAATCAAATAGAACACTTTATGTTCAGGCTATCGAAGATGTTGCAGCAACTACTATCGCAGCGGCTGACGGAAGAAAACTTGGTATAAAAGCCAACAAAGAGGGTGCTGTAGTTTTAGCAAAAGAATTTGCAAAAACATTAAAAGTCAAGGGAATAGAAGAGGCGATATTCGATAGAAATGGCTATTTGTATCACGGCGTTGTAGCGGCTTTTGCTGACGCTTTGAGAGAAAACGGCATAAAACTATAA
- the rplF gene encoding 50S ribosomal protein L6 has translation MSRIGKQPIAIPNGLDVSVEGNLLKFKKGNNTKELDTKGHVDVKVENSSIVFSPKGDDRQSRAYWGTYRALANNIVTGLTEGFIRKLEINGVGYKAAAKGSVLELTLGFSHPINHEVPKGVEVSVEKNVITIKGDDKQVVGQIAAQVRGYRPPEPYKGKGIKYAEERIIRKAGKTSKK, from the coding sequence ATGTCACGTATAGGTAAACAGCCGATAGCTATTCCAAACGGACTAGATGTCAGCGTAGAAGGAAATTTGCTTAAATTTAAAAAAGGCAATAATACAAAAGAACTTGACACAAAAGGTCATGTTGATGTTAAGGTAGAAAACAGCTCTATCGTATTCTCTCCTAAGGGCGACGATCGCCAAAGTAGAGCTTACTGGGGCACATATAGAGCGCTAGCTAACAATATCGTTACAGGTCTTACAGAGGGCTTCATTCGCAAGCTTGAGATCAACGGTGTAGGTTATAAAGCTGCAGCTAAAGGAAGCGTGCTTGAGCTAACTCTTGGATTTTCTCACCCGATCAACCACGAAGTACCAAAAGGTGTTGAAGTAAGCGTAGAGAAAAACGTCATCACTATTAAAGGCGATGATAAGCAAGTTGTAGGACAAATCGCAGCTCAAGTTAGAGGATATCGCCCACCAGAGCCATACAAAGGCAAGGGTATAAAATATGCTGAAGAGCGCATTATCCGCAAAGCCGGTAAAACATCTAAGAAGTAA
- the rpsH gene encoding 30S ribosomal protein S8, translating to MLNDLISDGLTRIRNASMRKLETTKLLHSNVVEATLAILATKGYIESYNVVEEDKKKFINVVLKYDERGNSVINELKRVSKPGRRVYKGKDEIKRFKNGYGTIIVSTSKGVLSNEDAHKAGVGGEILCTIW from the coding sequence ATGTTGAATGATTTAATATCAGATGGACTAACACGCATCAGAAACGCCTCTATGAGAAAGCTTGAGACTACAAAGCTGCTTCACTCAAACGTTGTTGAAGCTACTTTGGCGATCTTGGCTACAAAAGGCTACATAGAAAGCTATAATGTAGTTGAAGAGGATAAAAAGAAATTTATAAACGTTGTTTTAAAGTATGATGAGCGTGGAAATAGCGTTATAAACGAACTTAAAAGAGTTTCAAAACCGGGTCGCCGTGTCTATAAAGGCAAGGATGAGATCAAGAGATTTAAAAACGGTTACGGAACAATTATCGTTAGCACAAGCAAAGGCGTTTTAAGCAACGAAGACGCTCACAAAGCCGGTGTTGGCGGCGAAATTCTTTGTACTATATGGTAA
- a CDS encoding type Z 30S ribosomal protein S14 has product MAKKSMIAKAARTPKFKVRGYTRCQICGRPHSVYKDFGICRVCLRKMANEGLIPGLKKASW; this is encoded by the coding sequence ATGGCAAAAAAATCAATGATAGCAAAGGCAGCTCGCACTCCTAAATTTAAGGTGCGCGGTTATACAAGATGCCAAATTTGTGGTAGACCACACTCTGTTTATAAAGATTTTGGAATTTGCCGAGTATGCCTAAGAAAAATGGCTAATGAGGGATTGATTCCTGGTCTTAAAAAAGCAAGCTGGTAA
- the rplE gene encoding 50S ribosomal protein L5: MNRLKVKYSETIKPALAKEFDIKNPMLIPAIEKIVISVGAGEAAKDQKLLQNVADTISLIAGQKAVVTDAKKSVAGFKVREGFPVGVKVTLRKDQMFAFLDKLITIALPRVKDFRGLPRDGFDGRGNYNFGLDEQLMFPEVEYDKILRTHGMNIVIVTTTDSDKEAFKLLELFGLPFAKGK; the protein is encoded by the coding sequence ATGAATAGATTAAAAGTAAAATATAGCGAAACCATTAAGCCAGCTTTAGCAAAAGAATTTGATATCAAAAATCCTATGCTTATACCAGCGATTGAGAAGATCGTTATCAGCGTAGGCGCAGGCGAAGCTGCGAAAGATCAAAAGCTACTTCAAAACGTAGCTGATACGATTTCGTTAATTGCCGGACAAAAGGCTGTAGTAACAGACGCTAAAAAGTCAGTTGCCGGCTTTAAGGTTCGTGAGGGATTCCCTGTGGGAGTAAAAGTAACTCTTAGAAAAGATCAGATGTTTGCATTTTTAGACAAGCTTATCACTATCGCTCTTCCAAGAGTTAAGGACTTTAGAGGTCTTCCTAGAGATGGATTTGATGGACGCGGTAACTATAACTTCGGTCTAGACGAGCAGCTAATGTTTCCTGAGGTTGAGTATGATAAGATTCTGCGCACTCACGGTATGAATATCGTAATTGTTACAACAACAGATAGCGACAAAGAGGCATTCAAATTGCTTGAGCTTTTTGGTTTGCCATTTGCAAAAGGAAAGTAA